The following coding sequences lie in one Peribacillus frigoritolerans genomic window:
- the nirB gene encoding nitrite reductase large subunit NirB, translating to MAKQKLALIGNGMAGVRCIEEILKIQPEKFEVTVFGSEPHPNYDRIQLSNVLQGATTIDDITINDWNWYKENNITLFSGETVTNIDTTKQIIYSDANREVAYDRLILATGSIPFILPIKGADKKGVTAFRNIEDCEKMIEYSKNNKKAAVIGGGLLGLEAARGLLNLGMQVDVIHLSEYLMDRQLDPTAGKMLQRELESQGMNFYLGKQTQEVLGEFDVKGLRFSDGEEISADLVVMAVGIKPNVAMAQNCGIPVNRGIIVNDYMETRIPNIFAVGECAEHREMVYGLVAPLYEQGKVLAKRICGLIDKAYEGSVLSTKLKISGVDVFSAGEIFEDEQAKSIKEFNEWNGTYKKVMIRNGKISGAVLFGDTKESNNLLSMINKNADVSEYLNAGTSEPSVSLVTSMLNEEIICGCNGVTKGDIVTAIESNGLTSIEEVKGCTSASRSCGGCKPLVGDILELTLGAEFSKSNQKESICTCTTLSRDEVVSEIREKNLTHTREVMNVLGWNTSDGCSKCKPALNYYLGMIHPVDYEDEKESRYVNERLHANIQKDGTFSVVPRMYGGVTNPDQLRKIANVADKYNVKLLKVTGGQRIDMFGVEKEDLPKVWADLDMPSGYAYGKTLRTVKTCVGENFCRFGTQDSIGLGIALEKKFERVGTPHKVKMAVSACPRNCAESGIKDLGVVGVDGAWEIYIGGNGGTHLRAAELLCKVKTSDEVIEITGAYIQHYRETANYLERTSVWVERVGFDTIKAIIGDKQKRMELNQHLDEALSVLQEPWKEIIESNAIKTGLFQKVKIPAISNK from the coding sequence ATGGCTAAGCAGAAATTGGCACTCATTGGGAATGGTATGGCTGGAGTAAGATGTATAGAAGAAATTTTGAAAATTCAACCGGAAAAGTTTGAGGTGACTGTCTTCGGAAGTGAGCCGCATCCGAATTATGATCGAATCCAACTATCGAATGTATTGCAAGGGGCTACGACGATAGATGATATTACAATAAATGATTGGAATTGGTACAAAGAAAACAATATTACACTTTTTTCAGGTGAAACAGTCACGAACATCGACACCACTAAGCAAATCATATATTCAGATGCAAATCGTGAAGTCGCATATGATCGATTAATTTTAGCTACCGGATCAATCCCATTCATTCTACCGATAAAGGGGGCTGATAAAAAAGGAGTGACTGCCTTTCGAAATATTGAAGATTGTGAAAAAATGATCGAATATTCCAAAAACAATAAAAAGGCTGCAGTCATTGGTGGAGGATTGCTGGGTCTTGAAGCAGCAAGGGGGCTTTTGAATCTAGGTATGCAGGTAGATGTAATTCACCTTTCTGAATATTTGATGGATAGGCAGTTAGATCCAACAGCAGGAAAAATGCTGCAAAGGGAACTTGAAAGTCAGGGAATGAATTTTTATCTTGGGAAACAGACCCAGGAGGTTTTAGGTGAATTTGATGTCAAAGGATTACGCTTTAGTGATGGCGAGGAAATCAGCGCCGATTTAGTGGTCATGGCAGTTGGGATTAAGCCAAATGTTGCAATGGCCCAAAATTGCGGCATCCCTGTCAATCGAGGAATTATCGTGAACGATTATATGGAGACAAGAATCCCGAATATTTTTGCGGTTGGTGAATGTGCGGAACACCGTGAAATGGTATATGGTTTGGTTGCTCCCCTATATGAACAGGGCAAAGTATTGGCCAAAAGGATTTGCGGGTTGATAGACAAAGCTTACGAGGGTTCAGTGCTGTCCACTAAGTTAAAAATATCTGGTGTTGATGTATTTTCGGCTGGAGAAATTTTCGAGGATGAACAAGCTAAATCAATCAAGGAATTTAATGAATGGAATGGCACTTACAAAAAAGTAATGATTCGAAATGGGAAAATTTCTGGTGCCGTATTATTCGGGGATACAAAGGAAAGCAATAACCTATTGAGCATGATCAATAAAAATGCCGACGTTTCGGAGTATTTAAATGCTGGAACAAGTGAACCCAGTGTTAGCCTTGTCACTTCGATGTTAAATGAAGAAATCATCTGTGGTTGTAATGGTGTAACCAAGGGCGATATTGTGACGGCTATCGAATCTAATGGGTTAACAAGTATTGAGGAAGTAAAAGGCTGCACAAGTGCTTCGAGATCATGCGGAGGGTGTAAGCCATTAGTCGGTGATATTCTAGAGCTGACATTAGGCGCTGAATTCAGTAAGTCAAACCAGAAGGAATCCATATGCACGTGCACCACATTATCCAGAGATGAGGTTGTTTCTGAAATACGCGAAAAAAATCTGACCCATACTCGAGAAGTCATGAATGTTCTTGGCTGGAATACAAGTGATGGTTGCTCGAAGTGTAAACCGGCACTGAACTATTACTTAGGCATGATCCATCCTGTTGACTATGAAGATGAAAAAGAATCCCGCTATGTCAATGAAAGACTTCATGCAAATATTCAAAAGGATGGTACATTTTCCGTTGTGCCAAGAATGTATGGCGGCGTCACTAATCCTGATCAATTACGGAAAATAGCAAATGTTGCCGATAAGTATAATGTTAAGTTACTTAAGGTTACAGGCGGGCAAAGAATAGATATGTTCGGCGTTGAAAAAGAAGACCTTCCAAAAGTATGGGCTGACCTGGATATGCCTTCTGGATATGCTTATGGAAAAACCCTTCGAACTGTGAAAACATGCGTCGGTGAAAACTTTTGCCGCTTTGGCACCCAAGATTCAATTGGGCTGGGCATTGCCCTGGAGAAGAAATTTGAACGTGTAGGCACACCGCATAAGGTTAAGATGGCTGTGTCGGCATGTCCTCGTAATTGTGCTGAATCCGGCATCAAAGATCTTGGTGTTGTCGGAGTGGACGGTGCATGGGAAATTTATATTGGCGGCAACGGCGGAACCCATTTAAGAGCTGCTGAATTATTATGCAAAGTGAAAACTAGTGATGAGGTAATTGAAATTACGGGTGCATACATCCAACATTATCGAGAGACTGCCAATTATTTAGAAAGAACATCTGTCTGGGTTGAGCGTGTAGGGTTCGATACCATTAAGGCGATTATTGGTGATAAGCAAAAAAGAATGGAGCTTAATCAACACTTGGATGAGGCCTTATCAGTATTACAAGAACCGTGGAAAGAAATCATTGAGAGCAATGCGATCAAAACCGGTTTATTTCAAAAAGTGAAAATTCCAGCTATATCAAATAAATGA